In the Desulfosporosinus acidiphilus SJ4 genome, GAGGAACGTGAATCATTCCTTGCCCTCCAGCGTTGGACTAACACTTTTTCACCACCTAGCATTTTAATAAATCCCATGGCGGACATTTGTTGAATTGCCTTATTGGCCACGTCGTCGGAGACAGTAAACGCCAGGGCCAATTGTTTTTCTTCAATAATTACTCCCACTGGACAAGCCTGGACAACCATTTGGGCAACATGATTCATTCTCCAAACATCTTCTCCAGAAAGAGGGGAGAATTTCTCCTCCACCCCCTCGAGGCATCTTGAATAAATGGGGGGCAATTCATCCAAATCTTCTTCCTCGATCTCCGCAACAGAATGACCTTGGTCCTCATCTGGGAGAGGATCATGGACAAGATGCTCTTGCGCTTGATGCTTTTCTCCCAACCCAGCTACAGTGGATTTTAGTGAATTGTCTTCGCCTTGGTGTTGACTAAATTCTTTCCTTGGGTTATTTCGCCACCATTTGGAAACTGCAGTCAGCTCGCTATTGTCATCGATAAAGGGAGCCTGAATACGCTCTTTCGGGCATCCGGGCATTTTAAATAACCCGTCTCCATAACCAATTAACTTTTCTGCGCCTATTTCATCAAGGATAACAACAGATTCAGTCCTACTCGAAACCTGAAAGGCGATTCTTCCCGGAATATTTCCTTTAAGCAAGCTTGGTATCGCTTCAACAGTCGGTTTTTGGGTAGCGGAGACTAAATGAATCCCAGCACTACGAGCTTTTTGGGCAATACTGGTGAGGTTGTCTTCAAGTTCTTCGCGGAAGTTTCCTGCTCCGGCCAATAAATCGTAGAGTTCATCAACAAAAATTACAATACGAGCAAGATGATGGCCTTTGCGTAAATACCCCTCGAAATCCCGGCACTCAGCGTCAACGAACTGCTTATTCCTCGAATCCATTTCGGATACTGCCCAACGAATCGCCGCTGCAGCCTTGTTAGCTTCGGATATAATCGGGCTAAGGAGATGTGGAATATGTTTATAAAAGGCCATTTCAGTTCCTTTGGCATCAATCAAAATAAACTTCAGCTGTTCTGATGAATAGCGAAATGTTAGAGATGTCAGCATACTTTGGGAGAAGACACTTTTCCCACTTCCGGTCGTTCCGGCGATGAGTAAATGAGGTGTTTTGGCTAAGGGAATCCAAATAGGGCTACCCGCGAGATCCACCCCTAAAGGAAACACCAAAGGGATAGTTTTTTCATTGGAATTCTCAGGAGGACCGACGGTGAGCAGATCGCGTAACGCTACAATTTCCCGAGTCTTGCGGGTGACCAAAGCACGAATTTCCGTATCTGTCCCTTCAAGAGTTAACCCAGGGAGAGATCCTTTCCCAGCCATTCTTAAGTCATCGGCCCGCGAAATAATCTTTTTGGGAGAGAGTCCTCGTTGTGGGATGATGGCCAATTGAATAAGGCTTGGACCAATTCCACGCAAATGAACGGTTCCAGAAAGCTGAAAGGCCGTCAGAGCATCTTCTAAGGCCTTAGAAACAATCTTTCCTTCATTAGGTCGACCGACTGCTCCCTTACCCAAAGTCAAAAGAGAGAGGGGAGGGCCACCCTCCCGAAGAGGCCCTTCGTTATTTGCGGAGCATTCCTGGGTTGCGCTTATACTTTCGGTTATTTCCTTTTCTTCAGTTTTAAAAAAAGCATCTGCTTTAGGCTGTTTAGAAAACTCAGTTTCAGGCTGGTCCAGGGTAATATGAAGAAAGCCGTACTCATCGACATGACCTTTTAAGGCAGGAAACCCATAGTGCCTCAAGGCAATGGGAGCCATATTGGGACCCCATTCTCGCCATTTTGTATAAATATCGAGTTGGAACCCATGAGGCCACTGGAGTTGAATACGCCACCCATGG is a window encoding:
- a CDS encoding FtsK/SpoIIIE domain-containing protein — its product is MKEPSNRMDLLAGLLGLIIALVMLNWAASIIHLPWTLNISGAKDALLGASSASTQQLNSVKAIPQTNSAHEASTYGNLLGIGTSLLPKLLLLLLFAWILLGIIVWYRKTSTHTTQSVRDFLVFRWPQMSLGYVFSRPELIQDAWNRHVLSRSEVSVSGASSQFGNPQTLHRIEQILFAAMKGSDFKVEDAIGHGQDTRTMIRTNVVATWEDHGWRIQLQWPHGFQLDIYTKWREWGPNMAPIALRHYGFPALKGHVDEYGFLHITLDQPETEFSKQPKADAFFKTEEKEITESISATQECSANNEGPLREGGPPLSLLTLGKGAVGRPNEGKIVSKALEDALTAFQLSGTVHLRGIGPSLIQLAIIPQRGLSPKKIISRADDLRMAGKGSLPGLTLEGTDTEIRALVTRKTREIVALRDLLTVGPPENSNEKTIPLVFPLGVDLAGSPIWIPLAKTPHLLIAGTTGSGKSVFSQSMLTSLTFRYSSEQLKFILIDAKGTEMAFYKHIPHLLSPIISEANKAAAAIRWAVSEMDSRNKQFVDAECRDFEGYLRKGHHLARIVIFVDELYDLLAGAGNFREELEDNLTSIAQKARSAGIHLVSATQKPTVEAIPSLLKGNIPGRIAFQVSSRTESVVILDEIGAEKLIGYGDGLFKMPGCPKERIQAPFIDDNSELTAVSKWWRNNPRKEFSQHQGEDNSLKSTVAGLGEKHQAQEHLVHDPLPDEDQGHSVAEIEEEDLDELPPIYSRCLEGVEEKFSPLSGEDVWRMNHVAQMVVQACPVGVIIEEKQLALAFTVSDDVANKAIQQMSAMGFIKMLGGEKVLVQRWRARNDSRSSPF